From the Sphingobium yanoikuyae genome, the window AAGGGTGGCGAACCGGGCCGCGCCGTGGTAGGAGGGCCGCCAAGGCAGATGTGATATGATACTCGCTCCCTCACGGCCCGGCATCTATGCCCGCGGGTCCGAAACGGTGGACCAGATCCTCAAGGCGGCGCTGGACGTGCTGATCGACGAGGGTGCCGATGCCTTCACCCTGCGCCGCATCGCCGCGCGCTGCGACATGAAGGTCGGCAATGTCAGCTATCATTTCCCGCGCAAGGAAATGCTCATCCAGGTGATGCTGGACGAGATGCTGGAATCCTATGACAAGCTGCTGGAGGAGATGGTGCGCAAGCCCGGCCTCACCGCCGAGGAACGGCTCAAGCTGGTCATCATCCTGTGCCTGGAGGATATCCAGACCAAGCGCACCACCCATTTGTTCACCGAGCTCTGGGCCCTCGCCAACCAGAGCGAGTTCGTCGCCGACCGGGTGCGCCTGTTCTACAGCAAGGTGCATGAGGTGATCGGCGAATATGTCGCGCAGATCAATCCGGCCCTGTCCCCGGACGAGGTGCATAGCGTCGCCCTGTTCATCAGCGCATCGATGGAAGGATCGACGCCGTTCCTGGGGCATCAGAAGCCCTGGGCGGCCAAGATGCCGGTGTTTACCGCGCTGGCCGCAATGTCGTTCGTGCATCTTGCCAAGACGGTGACTTCGCGCGATCTTGCAGGGCTGATGACAGAAGCGGCCTGACGCCGCCCCAGGGGGGAGAGATGGTCTGAACGGCAGGAGCGCCACCGGCGCCTGTTCATGCTGTGGGGGCCATCATGACGCAAAGCCGTATATTGCCCGGATGGGCACCGGACCGGACCATCGCCTGCATCGCCGCCGCCGCGCTCGCGCTGCTGCAACCCGGCATCGATCCCGTCTTCCTCACCCTGCTGACCGCCGCCACCGGGCTTGATCCATCCGACCATGGCTGGATCGTCGGCGCGACCCAGGGCGGCATGGCGATCGGCGCGATCCTGGTCTGGCGCGGCGGCGCGCATCTGCCGACTGGCGCGCCGGCCTTCGCCGCACTGATCGCGCTGGCCGCCAGCCTGATAACGCCGGCGCTCGACGAGCTGGCAACGCTGGTCGTCGCGCGCGGCCTGTTCGGCGTCGGCATGGGCGTCGCCTATACCCATGCGATGAGCGCCGCCGCCTCGCAGCGTCCGACCGGCGCCTATGCCGCCGTCTTCCTGGTCCAGTTGCTGCTGTCCACCCTGGTCGCGCTGGCGCTGCCGGCGATCGGCGACCGCGCCGGGCCGGCCGCGGCGCTGCGTCTGCTGGCACTGGCGCCGATCGGCGTGCTGCTGCTCAGCCTGATGATGCCGGCCGCCGATCCGGCGCAGTCACAAACCAGCGACGCCGATGAACGCGCACCCACCCCGGCCCGCGCCTGGGCACTGGCCGTCGCCCTGTTCTGCTTCATCGCCGGCACCATGATGGTCTGGAGCTTTTCCGGCGCGCTGGCGCTGGCCGCCGGCATTGACGACAGCGTGATCGGCGAGGCAGTGGCGATCGGATCGGTGATCGGCGCGCTGACCGCGATCGCGCTGATGCGCGAACAAAGCATCGTGCCGCTGCCGCTGACCGGCCTGCTGTCCGCCGTCTGCCTGCTCGCCCCGCTCGCCCTCACTCGCCCCGGCGCACCGACCCTGTTCATCCTGGCGATCGGCCTGCTCAATATCGGGTCCACCGCCACCATCATCCGCTTTTCCGGCCTTGCCACGGCAGCGGGCGGCGGCAGTCCGCTGTTCCGCCGCTTCGTCGCCTGCGTCCACAGCCTGGGCATGATCGCCGGGCCGGTGGCGGGATCGCTGCTGTCCGACGGGTTGGGGCAGCAGGGGCTGATCGATGGCGCGCTGGTCGCGCTCACCGGCGGCTGTTTCGCGCTGCTGGTGGCGGCCTCGCCCGACAGGCTGCGCCTGCCCCGGATCGAAGGCGTTCACGAGATTATCGCTTAGTTTTGCTGCGGCGCAAAAATATTTTGCGGGGAGCGTCTCCACCTCCTTGACCAATCCTTGACACTTGTCCAGCCTTCATTCCAGCGGCGAAACGCGGACCAGATGAGTCCAGCGCCGCCGCACCGATCAAGGGGGATCACGCCAGATGTCGAGCGCCGCCGTCAGGGGATTTTTCGCCACCGCCGCCATGGGTTTCGTCCTGTGCGCAGCCATCACCGCCCAAGCCGCGCCCGCCGACACCACGGCCGCGCTGGAGCCGGAAACGTCCGATGTCGTGACGATGGAGCCGCCCAAGCCCAACTGGTTCTTCGTCGACGGCGGATGGGACATGCCGGGCACCAGCATCTTCGACGGCGACAGCGGCAAGATGGTGGGCATGGTCGAAACCCGGCGCCTCGCTGACATGGCGATCGATCCGGCCGGCCAATATTATTATGTCGCCGAAACCATCTGGTCAAAGGGCGATCGCGGCACGCGGCAGGACATGGTGTCGGTCTATGACACGCGCGAGCTGAAGCTGGTCACCGAAATCACCATTCCCGACCGTATCCTGATCGGATCGCGCAAGAACAATTTCATCATCAGCGACGATAGCAAGACCGGCTTCGTCTATAATCTCAGCCCCGCTTCCTCGGTGAACATCGTCGATCTGGTGAAGCGCAAGTTCGTCGCCAATGTCGAAGTGCCGGGCTGCGCCAGCATGATGCCCAATCCGGGCGTCGGCTTTTCCGCGCTGTGCGCCGACGGATCGCTCGCCACCGTGAAGCTGACCGGCAGCAAGGCCGACATTACCCACAGCGCGCCCTTCTTCTCGGCCACCGACGATCCGATCTTCGACAATTTCACCTATGACCGGAAGAAGAAGGAAACGACGTTCCTGAGCTACACCGGCCAGATCTGGACCGCGAAGCTCGGCCCGGCGCCGACCATCTCCGCCCCCTTCTCGATCCAGGCCGCCGCCGGCATCCGGCCGGGCGAAACCAAGCCACTGGAGCTGAACTGGTATCCGGGCGGGCGCCAGCCGATGGCGCTGCACCGCGCGACCGGCCATCTGTTCGTGCTGATGCACATGGGCGAATATTGGTCGCACAAGGCGTCCGGCACGGAAGTGTGGGAGGTCGATCTCGCCACGCAGAAGGTGGTCAAGCGCCGCCCGCTGGAAGAGCCGATGAACAATATCGAGGTCACCCAGTCGGACAAGCCGCTGCTCATCATGGACGGCGAGAAGGGCACGGCCCTCGTCATCGACCTCGCCACCTGGGAGGAAAAGCACAAGATCGAGAAGGCCGGCGGCAGCACCATCACGGTCGTGGACCCGTCCTGACCATGACACTGGGTCTGGCGATCGCCGCGCTGGCGGCTGCCATCGGGATCGGCCTCATCCTGTTGCAGGCGGGCCTGTCGAAGTTGCGCCATCGCATCCTGTTGCCCGGCGTGATCGCCAATTACCGGCTGCTGCCGCCGGCGCTGGTGGCCCCCGCCGCCATCCTGCTGCCGCTGGCGGAGATCGCCATCGGCGCCACGCTGATCGCCGGCCTGGCTCCGGTGCCTGTGCTGCTTGCCATGCTGCTGCTTAGCCTCTTTGCCGGGGCGATGGCGATCAACATCGCGCGCGGGCGCAGCCATATCGACTGCGGCTGCGGACGTTCTCAGTTACGCCATCCGATCGGCTGCCCGCTGGTGATCCGCAACCTGCTGCTGATCGCGCTGGTCGCGCCGCGCCTGCTGCCCGCCCCGCCGCTGTCCGCGCTGGACATTGCCACCGCGGCCGCTGGCGGCATCGCCCTGTTCCTCGCCTTCCATCTGCTCGGCGCCATCCTGGCGCTGATCGCCACGCCCGCCGCCGCCTACCGGAGATAGAAGACCTATGCTGACCTCGCTCATCATCGCGCAGATCCTGTCCTGGGTCGCCATTTTCGCGCTCGGCATCGCCCTGCTGGCGGTCGCGCGGCAGGTCGGCGTGCTGCATATCCGCGTCGCGCCCGCCGGCGCACTCGCCACCAGCGGCGGCCCGGCGGTGGGCGACGCCATCGTCAAGATCGATACCCGCACCATCGACGGCGCGCCCGTCACGATCGGCGGCCATGCCCATGGCACGGCGCTGCGCCTCTTGATGTTCGTCTCCGCCCAATGCCCGCTGTGCAAGAATATCATCCCGATGGCCAAATCCTTCGCGCGGGACGAGCGGGTCGCGCTGACCTTCGTGGGCGACGATGATGTCGCCGCCCAGCGCGCGATGATCGCCCAGCACGGGCTGGAGGGCCATGCCTTCGTCAACGGGCCGGAGGCGGGCCAGGCCTATGGCGTCGCCAAGCTGCCCTTCGCCGTGCTGCTCGATGCCGAGGGCACCATCCTGTCCAAGGGGCTGGTCAACAGCCGCGAGCATCTCGAAAGCCTGGTCGTCGCCCATGAAATGGGGATCGCCACGGTGCAGGATTATATCGGTTCGCTCAAAGCCCAGGCGGCCTGATCGCAAGTTCAAAGGGGGTCCGTGACATGAAGAAGTTCGACGCCGACGCCATGGGGGAAAAGCTGCTGCGACGCCTCGCCGGGGGGACATCCCGCCGCTCGATGCTCTCGCGCCTGGGGGCCGCCCTGGTCGCTGCGCCCGCCTTCCCGCTGCTGCCGGTCAGCCGCGCCGAAGCGGCCAAGCCCGACCGCTCGCCCGAGGCCAAGACCGCCTTTGCCCGCACCGCGCAAAGCAAGGACGAAACCAAGTGCGACTATTGGCGCTATTGCGCGATCGACGGCGCGCTCTGCACCTGTTGCGGCGGCGGCATCCACAGCTGCCCGGCGGGTTCGGAGCCCTCGCCCGTCTCCTGGGTCGGCACCTGCATCAACCCGGACGACGGCAAGGCCTATCTGATCGCCTATCGCGACTGTTGCGGCAAGCCGGCCTGCGGCCAGTGCGGCTGCGACAATACCGACCGCGAGACCCAGCTCTACATGCCCCAGCTCAACAATGACGTGATCTGGTGCTTCGGCACCAGCAGCATGGAATATCATTGTTCGACCGCCGTGCTGGTCGGCGCGGCGAGTTGAGGCGAGCAGGGCATGCGGCATGCGCTGCTGATCGGATCGCTGGCGCTGCTCGGCGCGGTCGGCATCGGCCGCGCCGCCCTGCCGCCGATGGGGCTGTTGCCCAGCGCGATCACCGATCCCGATCTCGCCCGGTCCGATTATGTCGAAAATTGCGGCGGCTGCCACGGGGTGCAGGGCAGCGCCGCGCCTGCGGCCCTGCCCGAACTGCGCGGCCGGGTCGGCTGGTTCCTCTGCACGCCGGAAACCCGCGCCTATCTCATCCGCCTGCCCAATGTCGCGCTCAGCCGGATCAAGGATAATCAGCAGCTCGCCGACATGATGAACTTCGTCGTCTTCGGCCTGGGCGGCGGCAGCGTGCCGCAGGGCAGCACGCCCTTCACCGCCGAGGAAGTCGCCCATGAACGGCGCTTCGCCCTGTCCGCCGCCTCGCTGACCGCCGAACGCGCCCGCCATGTCGAAACCGCGATCCGCAAATGCCATGCGCCAGCCTCGCTCAGGCAGATGTTCCCGTCTGCAGGGCGATAGCGCTGCCACGGGCATCGCTGTCCTACACGCCGCTTTTCTGATCTATCCCTCGCCATGCGACAGAGGCTGTTCCCCCTCGCCCAACCCGGCCGCCCGGCGCGTGGCAGGCGCCTATGTGGCGCGCGGCTGTCGCGTCACAGGCGCGCGACAGGGGCAAGGGCGACGCGCGTCAATGCCCCTCCCCCCGCCACCCCCGGCGCGGCACAGGCGCGTTACCGACGCGTTACAGGTGCGCGACAGGCGCAAATGGCCCCGATAGGCCGTTTACACTGTGAACTTCGGCAGACGCGCGCCCGATCGCGGGCGCCGCCATGCTTCAGAATTTCGCCTTCACCCCGGCATACCAGCGGCGCGGCGCACCCGCGCCATAGGCCCTGGGATCACTCGCCCCCGGCGCCTCCTCCAGTTCGATCTCGTCCACTTCGGTAAAGGTGCCGAAGGTCGCATAATGGCGGTCAAACAGGTTGCGGACCTCGCCGAACAGGGTGACACCGGGAATGATGTCGATGCCGGCGCGGATATTGGCGATCAGATAGCCGGGCACCCTGGCATTCTGGTTCGCCTCGTCGCCGACCAGATATTGGCCCGACCGGGCAATCAGGTCGCCGCCAACCGACCAACGGCGCTGGCCGCCCAAGGTGCCAGCATAATCCAGCGTCAAGGTCGCACTATGGCGAGGGATACCGGGCAGGCGATCGCCCTTGCGAACGTCGATCGTGCTGTCGTCATTCGCCTCGGGATTGGCCGGGCTGCTGAGTTCCAGCGCGCTGCGATAGGTCGCATCGGTAAAGGCATAGCTCAGGCCCGCACTAAAGCCACCCCGCGCCGCCTTGACCGACGCCTCGACACCCTGGCGCCGGGTCTTGCCGATATTCTGGAAATAGGCCCGGCCGCGAATGTCCGACGCGATATATTGGATGTCATCATGATTGCCGGTGCGATAGGCCGAGAGCAGCCAG encodes:
- a CDS encoding TetR/AcrR family transcriptional regulator, translating into MILAPSRPGIYARGSETVDQILKAALDVLIDEGADAFTLRRIAARCDMKVGNVSYHFPRKEMLIQVMLDEMLESYDKLLEEMVRKPGLTAEERLKLVIILCLEDIQTKRTTHLFTELWALANQSEFVADRVRLFYSKVHEVIGEYVAQINPALSPDEVHSVALFISASMEGSTPFLGHQKPWAAKMPVFTALAAMSFVHLAKTVTSRDLAGLMTEAA
- a CDS encoding amine dehydrogenase large subunit: MSSAAVRGFFATAAMGFVLCAAITAQAAPADTTAALEPETSDVVTMEPPKPNWFFVDGGWDMPGTSIFDGDSGKMVGMVETRRLADMAIDPAGQYYYVAETIWSKGDRGTRQDMVSVYDTRELKLVTEITIPDRILIGSRKNNFIISDDSKTGFVYNLSPASSVNIVDLVKRKFVANVEVPGCASMMPNPGVGFSALCADGSLATVKLTGSKADITHSAPFFSATDDPIFDNFTYDRKKKETTFLSYTGQIWTAKLGPAPTISAPFSIQAAAGIRPGETKPLELNWYPGGRQPMALHRATGHLFVLMHMGEYWSHKASGTEVWEVDLATQKVVKRRPLEEPMNNIEVTQSDKPLLIMDGEKGTALVIDLATWEEKHKIEKAGGSTITVVDPS
- a CDS encoding MauE/DoxX family redox-associated membrane protein, with amino-acid sequence MTLGLAIAALAAAIGIGLILLQAGLSKLRHRILLPGVIANYRLLPPALVAPAAILLPLAEIAIGATLIAGLAPVPVLLAMLLLSLFAGAMAINIARGRSHIDCGCGRSQLRHPIGCPLVIRNLLLIALVAPRLLPAPPLSALDIATAAAGGIALFLAFHLLGAILALIATPAAAYRR
- a CDS encoding thioredoxin domain-containing protein, whose amino-acid sequence is MLTSLIIAQILSWVAIFALGIALLAVARQVGVLHIRVAPAGALATSGGPAVGDAIVKIDTRTIDGAPVTIGGHAHGTALRLLMFVSAQCPLCKNIIPMAKSFARDERVALTFVGDDDVAAQRAMIAQHGLEGHAFVNGPEAGQAYGVAKLPFAVLLDAEGTILSKGLVNSREHLESLVVAHEMGIATVQDYIGSLKAQAA
- a CDS encoding methylamine dehydrogenase light chain encodes the protein MKKFDADAMGEKLLRRLAGGTSRRSMLSRLGAALVAAPAFPLLPVSRAEAAKPDRSPEAKTAFARTAQSKDETKCDYWRYCAIDGALCTCCGGGIHSCPAGSEPSPVSWVGTCINPDDGKAYLIAYRDCCGKPACGQCGCDNTDRETQLYMPQLNNDVIWCFGTSSMEYHCSTAVLVGAAS
- a CDS encoding c-type cytochrome, producing MRHALLIGSLALLGAVGIGRAALPPMGLLPSAITDPDLARSDYVENCGGCHGVQGSAAPAALPELRGRVGWFLCTPETRAYLIRLPNVALSRIKDNQQLADMMNFVVFGLGGGSVPQGSTPFTAEEVAHERRFALSAASLTAERARHVETAIRKCHAPASLRQMFPSAGR